A single region of the Hyphomonas adhaerens MHS-3 genome encodes:
- a CDS encoding TonB-dependent receptor encodes MALKHSLLATASAVFFLTSAAHAQETTPQRESAIDKVLGTVTVTATKKANVENVQDVPVAVTAFNSDTLDALNVRDLGSLSYSTPNVNLTDVGTSRGVANFSIRGLGINSSIPSIDPTVGVFVDGVYLGTNSGVVLDLFDLDSVEILRGPQGILFGRNTTGGAVLINTGNPTDEFHWKARGSVETPIDDDRGGPNSTVQATVSGPLVEGKLNGKLGVYYNSDAGYFKNLYNGDNQGEAQTSIVRGALEWMPTDDITFLGKVERFDTRGDGPAAQNRGLFDRDSFDFSINNPGLQDSNATFATLRTDIDVDFGNGRITNIIGYRDVEGQTSGDIDSTPLTLFHSMTESTQEQFSEELRYAGTFGKAEVTVGGFYFTQDVRYTEIRSLPTLSAATFYGGGRQDHNVYGVFGQVDYAVTDRLTAIVGLRYGYEEKDADITYIRPRPACSVVDATCPTTGTNPFVPGEPNGFSNKDDWSNWSPKIGFKYELDDTSQMYAHYTNGVRSGGYNFRITDPALFLSVFPNPNLNSATDEENVDSYEIGFKHQTEDGRGQFNAAVFFNDISDMQRELNLPSPSSGVSQVILNTADAEILGFEAEGRYAVLDNLLLTANVGVINAEYTDVRYDISSDGLINGRDLNLDLPRVPESTYGVGFIYDHDLGDNGTLVARANYQHRDKNAFTDNNWGWMNEADMVDANLTWNTPYEGLSVALFGKNLLDEVTAGNDTQLPFGGSVSPLVPGSSNLSTGANTPYAYYPGAGTLSPLIPGRRIGFEITMKR; translated from the coding sequence ATGGCGCTCAAGCATAGCTTGCTTGCGACCGCTTCTGCGGTCTTTTTTCTGACGTCTGCAGCCCACGCTCAGGAAACCACCCCCCAACGCGAATCCGCGATCGACAAGGTGCTCGGCACCGTCACAGTCACCGCAACCAAGAAGGCCAATGTCGAGAACGTCCAGGACGTTCCGGTAGCCGTTACGGCCTTCAACTCCGATACGCTGGACGCGCTGAATGTGCGCGACCTCGGATCGCTCAGCTACTCGACCCCGAACGTGAACCTGACGGATGTCGGCACCTCGCGTGGCGTGGCAAACTTCTCCATCCGCGGTCTCGGCATCAACTCGTCGATCCCGTCCATCGACCCGACTGTGGGCGTGTTCGTGGATGGCGTTTATCTCGGCACCAACAGCGGCGTCGTGCTCGACCTGTTCGACCTGGACAGCGTTGAAATCCTGCGCGGTCCGCAAGGCATCCTGTTCGGCCGTAACACGACCGGCGGCGCAGTGCTGATCAACACCGGCAACCCGACGGACGAGTTCCATTGGAAAGCCCGCGGAAGCGTCGAGACCCCGATCGACGATGATCGCGGCGGCCCGAACTCCACCGTGCAGGCCACCGTGTCCGGCCCGCTGGTCGAAGGCAAACTGAACGGCAAGCTGGGCGTCTACTACAACTCTGACGCCGGTTACTTCAAGAACCTCTACAATGGCGACAATCAGGGCGAAGCGCAGACTTCCATCGTCCGCGGCGCCCTGGAGTGGATGCCGACCGACGACATCACCTTCCTTGGCAAGGTCGAGCGCTTCGATACGCGCGGTGACGGCCCGGCGGCTCAGAACCGCGGCCTTTTCGACCGCGACTCGTTCGACTTCTCGATCAACAATCCGGGCCTGCAGGACAGCAATGCCACCTTCGCCACGCTGCGGACCGACATCGATGTGGACTTCGGCAATGGCCGTATCACCAACATCATCGGCTATCGTGATGTCGAGGGGCAGACCTCCGGTGATATCGACTCGACCCCGCTGACCCTGTTCCACTCCATGACGGAGTCGACGCAGGAGCAGTTCTCCGAAGAGCTTCGCTATGCCGGCACCTTCGGCAAGGCTGAAGTGACGGTCGGCGGCTTCTACTTCACGCAGGACGTCCGCTACACCGAGATCCGTTCTCTGCCGACGCTCAGCGCCGCGACCTTCTATGGTGGTGGCCGCCAGGACCACAATGTCTACGGTGTATTCGGCCAGGTGGACTATGCTGTGACCGATCGCCTGACGGCCATTGTCGGCCTGCGCTATGGCTATGAAGAGAAAGATGCGGACATCACCTATATCCGTCCGCGTCCGGCCTGTTCTGTTGTGGATGCAACCTGTCCGACGACCGGCACCAACCCATTCGTCCCGGGTGAGCCGAACGGCTTCTCCAACAAGGATGACTGGAGCAACTGGTCGCCGAAGATCGGCTTCAAGTATGAGCTGGACGATACCTCCCAGATGTATGCCCACTACACGAACGGCGTGCGTTCGGGCGGCTACAACTTCCGGATCACCGACCCGGCACTCTTCCTGTCGGTCTTCCCGAACCCGAACCTGAATTCGGCGACCGACGAAGAGAACGTCGACAGCTATGAAATCGGCTTCAAGCACCAGACCGAAGATGGCCGTGGCCAGTTCAACGCGGCTGTGTTCTTCAACGACATCTCGGACATGCAGCGTGAGCTGAACCTGCCGTCGCCGTCTTCCGGTGTGTCGCAGGTCATCCTGAACACGGCTGATGCCGAGATCCTCGGATTCGAAGCGGAAGGCCGTTATGCGGTGCTCGACAATCTGCTGCTCACGGCAAACGTCGGCGTGATCAATGCTGAATATACGGATGTCAGGTACGACATCTCCAGCGATGGTCTGATCAATGGCCGTGATCTCAATCTCGACCTGCCGCGTGTGCCGGAATCCACCTATGGCGTTGGCTTCATTTACGACCATGACCTGGGTGACAATGGGACGCTTGTTGCGCGCGCCAACTACCAGCACCGCGACAAGAACGCCTTCACCGACAACAACTGGGGCTGGATGAACGAGGCCGACATGGTCGATGCCAACCTGACCTGGAACACGCCTTATGAAGGCCTGTCCGTGGCCCTGTTCGGCAAGAACCTGCTTGACGAAGTCACCGCTGGTAACGACACGCAGCTGCCGTTCGGCGGTAGCGTCTCGCCGCTGGTGCCGGGCAGCTCCAACCTGTCGACCGGCGCGAACACGCCGTATGCTTACTACCCGGGTGCTGGCACGCTGTCGCCGCTGATCCCGGGCCGCCGCATCGGCTTCGAAATCACCATGAAGCGCTAG
- a CDS encoding protein adenylyltransferase SelO family protein — protein MTDTPPILALADFIADPVDPADFPQHQVRFWNDRWAGEVGLGDLDTDGQIAHFGRFEPLSGNLPQPLALRYHGHQFGVYNPQLGDGRGFLFAQLRDKAGRLLDLGTKGSGQTPWSRQGDGRLTLKGGVREVLASSYLEALGVNTSKSFALIETGEQLARNDEPSPTRSAVLTRLSHSHIRFGSFQRLAYLEQGADLARLVDYCVDQFHPQAADPDLARRACNLLESVAVATGKMIGQWMAAGFVHGVMNTDNFNITGETFDFGPWRFLPVSDPNFTAAYFDQQGLYRFGRQPVQGGWALQQLASALLATGADADDLAKALAPYQLAYRDSFIAHTHALLGIAPAGEAEEDAGFLQAFYGWMTESEAAWPQVFHDWFGGAASEARAAASPQAALYEGEAFAPVKAQILARDPMQPGRLAHAIFKRAVPPSLLIDEVEALWAPIAEADDWSALQERLADIEALRIARWS, from the coding sequence ATGACCGATACGCCCCCGATTCTCGCCCTTGCCGATTTCATTGCCGACCCTGTCGATCCGGCGGACTTTCCGCAGCATCAGGTCCGTTTCTGGAATGACCGCTGGGCCGGCGAGGTGGGCCTTGGCGACCTGGATACGGACGGACAGATCGCCCATTTCGGGCGGTTCGAACCCTTGTCCGGAAACCTGCCGCAGCCGCTGGCACTCCGGTATCATGGGCATCAGTTCGGCGTGTATAATCCACAACTGGGGGACGGGCGCGGCTTCCTGTTTGCACAGCTGCGCGACAAGGCGGGACGGTTGCTGGACCTTGGCACCAAAGGCTCCGGACAGACGCCGTGGAGCCGGCAGGGTGACGGGCGGCTCACCCTGAAAGGCGGGGTGCGGGAAGTGCTCGCCTCATCCTATCTCGAAGCGCTGGGCGTCAACACGTCGAAATCCTTCGCCCTGATCGAGACGGGCGAACAGCTTGCGCGCAATGACGAACCGTCGCCGACCCGGTCAGCGGTGCTGACGCGCCTGTCGCACAGCCATATCCGCTTCGGCAGCTTCCAGCGTCTCGCCTATCTGGAACAGGGCGCTGATCTGGCCCGGCTGGTCGATTATTGCGTGGACCAGTTCCATCCGCAGGCCGCCGATCCGGACCTGGCCCGCCGGGCCTGCAACCTGCTCGAAAGCGTCGCCGTCGCGACGGGCAAGATGATCGGCCAGTGGATGGCGGCCGGATTTGTGCATGGCGTGATGAATACGGACAATTTCAACATCACCGGCGAGACGTTCGATTTCGGGCCGTGGCGGTTCCTGCCAGTCTCGGACCCGAACTTCACAGCGGCCTATTTCGACCAGCAGGGGCTTTACCGGTTCGGTCGCCAGCCTGTGCAGGGCGGCTGGGCGCTGCAACAGCTCGCGTCGGCGCTGCTGGCAACCGGCGCGGATGCCGATGACCTCGCCAAGGCGCTCGCGCCGTACCAGCTGGCCTATCGCGACAGCTTCATTGCGCACACGCACGCATTGCTCGGCATCGCGCCGGCAGGGGAGGCGGAAGAGGATGCCGGGTTCCTGCAGGCCTTCTATGGCTGGATGACGGAAAGCGAAGCGGCCTGGCCGCAGGTCTTCCATGACTGGTTTGGCGGGGCGGCAAGTGAGGCCCGTGCAGCGGCCTCTCCGCAGGCGGCGCTGTATGAGGGGGAGGCCTTCGCGCCGGTGAAGGCGCAGATTCTTGCGCGCGATCCGATGCAGCCCGGCAGGCTGGCGCACGCAATTTTCAAGCGCGCTGTGCCGCCATCCCTGCTGATCGATGAGGTCGAAGCGCTCTGGGCGCCGATTGCGGAAGCGGATGACTGGTCGGCCTTGCAAGAAAGGCTGGCGGATATCGAGGCCCTGCGCATCGCACGCTGGAGCTGA
- a CDS encoding fatty acid desaturase, producing MDPTFTRQDLKNAIPDRCFRPDTARSFAYLVFDIALIALCYWALSRTSAWYFEVPLIFLLGTLFWSIFVIGHDAGHGAFSRSRLVNTLVGLATHGPILVPYRGWQRSHAMHHMKTGHLQEEEVFRACRAEQDWFSRKVLFRSGIFVLIGWPMYKLGFRNLTTYDPVHGSHYLPVSDLYASHVKWSWYASLGVNLAFLALYIFLGVQFGWVFALKYIVAPYFIYAAWLTFVTYMQHVAPEVPVYDSGDWSGLKGALATVDRNYGPFNWLTHNIGNLHVIHHIFPTIPHYRLQEATDAVRPVLGDWYMKSDRFVLADFVRTLIGCHFVESEDGKEVWKSAYPFAKNYSGPDETGRKEVPAE from the coding sequence TTGGACCCGACCTTTACCCGGCAGGACCTGAAAAACGCGATTCCGGATCGCTGCTTCCGGCCGGATACCGCCCGGTCCTTCGCCTATCTTGTCTTCGATATTGCCCTGATTGCCCTCTGCTACTGGGCGCTGTCGCGCACGTCTGCCTGGTATTTCGAAGTGCCGCTGATCTTCCTGCTGGGAACCTTGTTCTGGTCGATCTTCGTGATCGGGCATGACGCCGGGCATGGCGCCTTTTCCCGCTCGCGGCTGGTCAACACGCTTGTCGGCCTGGCAACGCACGGGCCCATCCTGGTGCCCTATCGCGGCTGGCAGCGCAGCCATGCGATGCACCACATGAAAACCGGCCACCTGCAGGAAGAGGAAGTCTTCCGCGCCTGCCGGGCCGAACAGGACTGGTTCAGCCGCAAGGTTCTGTTCCGCTCCGGCATTTTCGTGCTGATCGGCTGGCCGATGTACAAGCTCGGCTTCCGGAACCTCACCACCTATGACCCCGTTCATGGCAGCCACTACCTGCCGGTCAGCGATCTCTACGCCTCCCATGTGAAATGGTCCTGGTATGCGAGCCTCGGCGTGAACCTCGCCTTCCTCGCGCTCTATATTTTCCTGGGGGTACAGTTCGGCTGGGTCTTCGCGCTGAAATATATCGTCGCGCCCTATTTCATCTATGCCGCCTGGCTGACCTTCGTGACCTATATGCAGCATGTCGCGCCGGAAGTGCCGGTCTATGATTCCGGTGACTGGTCCGGCCTGAAAGGCGCGCTCGCGACGGTCGACCGCAATTACGGCCCGTTCAACTGGCTGACCCACAATATCGGCAACCTGCACGTCATCCATCACATCTTCCCGACCATCCCGCACTATCGCCTGCAGGAGGCCACCGATGCGGTGCGGCCCGTTCTGGGTGACTGGTACATGAAGTCAGACCGGTTCGTGCTGGCGGACTTTGTCCGGACGCTGATTGGCTGTCACTTCGTGGAAAGCGAAGACGGCAAGGAAGTGTGGAAGTCCGCCTACCCGTTTGCGAAGAACTATTCCGGACCAGACGAGACCGGCCGCAAGGAAGTGCCTGCGGAATAG
- a CDS encoding CaiB/BaiF CoA transferase family protein, whose amino-acid sequence MSVEKASGPLAGLKVVDMSSVVLGPFATLIFGDLGADVVKIESGQAGKGGDMMRYAGKSPTGDLGPLFMALNRNKASIQLDAKTDAGKAALTALLKDADVFFHNVRMAGMGRLGFGYEDVKAIKPDIVYVHCAGFGEGGPYEKRQAYDDLIQGASGFAALNAMRSGGAPEYAPSLVADKTVGLFAAYATLAALYHREKTGQGQFVQVPMLEAFTFFNMVENLYGETFVPPSYGMAYTRSINPNRKPYPTRDGYIGLVPYSDAQWAQFFEIGGMPGVFEDPRFATYQARTENVTELYALIEQVAATKTTDEWLDLLDAANIPAMRYNTVEDVLEDPHMKAVDFFAQRTHPDAGTYRSMRHPVRFSETPASVRTEPRRLGEDTETVLQSLGL is encoded by the coding sequence ATGAGCGTTGAGAAGGCATCCGGCCCGCTGGCTGGCCTGAAAGTCGTGGACATGAGTTCGGTGGTCCTTGGACCCTTTGCGACCCTGATTTTCGGGGACCTGGGTGCCGACGTCGTGAAAATCGAAAGCGGGCAAGCCGGCAAGGGCGGCGACATGATGCGCTATGCCGGCAAGTCCCCGACCGGGGATCTCGGCCCGCTGTTCATGGCGCTCAACCGCAACAAGGCGTCGATCCAGCTGGATGCGAAGACAGACGCAGGCAAGGCGGCGCTGACGGCCCTTCTGAAGGATGCCGATGTCTTCTTCCATAATGTCCGCATGGCCGGGATGGGGCGACTGGGCTTCGGCTATGAAGACGTGAAGGCCATCAAGCCGGACATCGTCTACGTCCATTGCGCCGGCTTTGGAGAGGGCGGGCCTTATGAAAAGCGCCAGGCCTATGACGATCTGATCCAGGGCGCGTCGGGGTTTGCCGCGCTGAATGCCATGCGCTCCGGCGGGGCGCCGGAATATGCCCCCTCGCTGGTGGCCGACAAGACGGTCGGCCTGTTTGCCGCCTATGCGACGCTGGCGGCGCTGTATCACCGGGAGAAGACAGGGCAGGGGCAGTTCGTGCAGGTGCCGATGCTGGAAGCGTTCACCTTCTTCAACATGGTCGAGAATCTCTATGGTGAGACCTTCGTGCCGCCGTCCTATGGCATGGCTTACACGCGCTCCATCAACCCCAACCGCAAGCCATACCCGACCAGGGATGGCTATATCGGACTTGTGCCATATTCGGATGCGCAATGGGCGCAGTTCTTCGAGATCGGCGGCATGCCCGGCGTATTCGAGGATCCGCGCTTCGCCACTTATCAGGCCCGCACGGAAAACGTGACCGAGCTCTACGCCCTGATCGAACAGGTCGCGGCGACCAAGACGACGGATGAATGGCTGGACCTGCTGGACGCCGCCAATATTCCGGCTATGCGCTACAATACCGTGGAGGATGTGCTGGAAGACCCGCACATGAAAGCCGTGGACTTCTTTGCGCAGCGCACCCATCCCGACGCCGGAACCTATCGCAGCATGCGCCATCCAGTGCGGTTCTCCGAAACGCCGGCCTCGGTGCGCACAGAGCCCCGGCGTCTTGGGGAGGATACCGAGACCGTGCTGCAGAGTCTCGGGCTTTAG
- a CDS encoding DMT family transporter, with protein MAQQVGQSGRRTASDWALFALLSLMWAGAYQLTRIAVDKGNPEAGLPAAWVLAGRLTIGAAVLWVIMLAMGRRLPPLTDFGRWRIILLMGLTSSTFPFFLITTAQKTVNSSLAALYTAAVPLFVAIGAHFMFRDERLTLGSALGVITGFAGVAILFGPDALQSLDSASTIAQFMLIGATMFYALSSLLARGAPPMPSISFATGFVTVAAIVTWPFALMVDPATVHADWTHWAGVVGLGIVPSAIAQALYMLLIARTSATFLSLTGYSIPVMAAVLGFILFRETQTWHAMIAFALILSGVWLARHGGGDKTA; from the coding sequence ATGGCACAGCAGGTAGGTCAGAGCGGCAGACGGACGGCCAGCGACTGGGCGCTGTTTGCCCTGCTCAGCCTGATGTGGGCGGGTGCCTACCAGCTGACGCGCATCGCCGTGGACAAGGGAAATCCGGAGGCTGGCCTGCCCGCGGCCTGGGTCCTCGCCGGGCGGCTGACCATCGGCGCCGCGGTGCTGTGGGTCATCATGCTGGCCATGGGACGGCGCCTGCCGCCCCTGACCGACTTCGGGCGGTGGCGAATCATCCTCCTGATGGGCCTGACCAGTTCGACCTTCCCCTTCTTCCTGATCACCACAGCGCAGAAGACCGTCAATTCCAGCCTTGCCGCGCTTTATACGGCCGCCGTGCCCCTGTTCGTGGCCATCGGCGCCCACTTCATGTTCCGGGACGAGCGCCTGACCCTCGGCTCGGCGCTGGGGGTTATCACCGGGTTTGCCGGGGTCGCCATCCTGTTCGGGCCGGACGCCCTGCAAAGTCTCGATTCGGCCAGCACGATCGCCCAATTCATGCTGATCGGGGCGACCATGTTCTACGCCCTGTCCAGCCTGCTCGCCCGCGGCGCCCCGCCCATGCCCTCGATCAGCTTCGCCACAGGGTTTGTCACCGTCGCGGCCATCGTGACCTGGCCGTTCGCGCTGATGGTGGACCCGGCCACGGTCCATGCCGACTGGACGCACTGGGCCGGCGTCGTCGGACTCGGCATCGTCCCGTCAGCCATCGCGCAGGCGCTTTACATGCTGCTGATCGCGCGGACGTCGGCGACGTTCCTGTCGCTGACCGGTTATTCCATCCCGGTCATGGCCGCCGTGCTGGGCTTCATCCTGTTCCGCGAAACGCAGACCTGGCACGCCATGATCGCATTCGCCCTGATCCTGTCCGGCGTCTGGCTTGCCCGCCATGGCGGCGGGGACAAGACCGCCTAG
- the gap gene encoding type I glyceraldehyde-3-phosphate dehydrogenase, translated as MTVRVAINGFGRIGRLVLRSIIENDRKDIEVAAINDLGPVATNAHLLRFDSVHGRFPADVQVDGDKIVINGKPILCTAIRDPKDLPHRELDIDIAMECTGIFADKEKASAHLEAGAKRVLVSAPATNADKTIVFGVNHDLLTKEDLVVSNASCTTNCLSPVAKVLHDLVGIEKGMMTTIHSYTNDQPSLDQMHKDLYRGRAAAVSMIPTSTGAAKAVGLVLPELNGKLDGISVRVPTPNVSVVDLKFVSKKKTTPEEINAAIKAAADGPMKGVLGYTDQPNVSIDFVHDPHSSIFHLDQTKVMDGNFCSILTWYDNEWGFSTRMADTALAMAKLI; from the coding sequence ATGACCGTTCGCGTCGCAATCAATGGTTTTGGCCGTATCGGCCGCCTGGTCCTGCGCTCCATCATCGAAAACGACCGCAAGGACATCGAAGTTGCCGCGATCAACGACCTCGGCCCGGTCGCGACCAACGCACACCTGCTGCGCTTCGACTCCGTGCATGGCCGTTTCCCGGCTGACGTCCAGGTTGATGGCGACAAGATCGTCATCAATGGCAAGCCGATCCTGTGCACCGCCATCCGCGATCCGAAAGACCTGCCGCACCGCGAGCTGGACATCGACATTGCGATGGAATGTACCGGCATCTTCGCCGACAAGGAAAAGGCCTCGGCCCACCTCGAAGCCGGCGCCAAGCGCGTGCTGGTCTCTGCCCCGGCCACCAATGCCGACAAGACCATCGTCTTCGGCGTGAACCACGACCTGCTGACCAAGGAAGACCTCGTCGTCTCCAATGCATCGTGCACCACGAACTGCCTCTCGCCGGTCGCCAAGGTCCTGCATGACCTGGTCGGCATCGAGAAGGGCATGATGACGACGATCCACTCCTACACGAACGACCAGCCGTCGCTCGACCAGATGCACAAGGACCTCTATCGCGGCCGCGCAGCAGCCGTGTCGATGATCCCGACCTCCACCGGCGCCGCCAAGGCCGTCGGCCTGGTCCTGCCGGAACTGAACGGCAAGCTGGACGGTATCTCGGTCCGCGTGCCGACGCCGAACGTTTCGGTTGTCGACCTGAAATTCGTCTCCAAGAAGAAGACGACCCCGGAAGAGATCAACGCGGCGATCAAGGCGGCCGCCGATGGCCCGATGAAGGGCGTCCTCGGCTACACCGACCAGCCGAACGTCTCGATCGACTTCGTGCACGACCCGCACTCCTCGATCTTCCACCTCGACCAGACCAAAGTCATGGACGGCAATTTCTGCTCGATCCTGACCTGGTATGATAATGAGTGGGGCTTCTCGACCCGCATGGCGGACACCGCGCTCGCCATGGCGAAACTTATCTAA
- a CDS encoding SAM-dependent methyltransferase, whose translation MTTPGIPKDFWNARFSEQGFAYGERASRLLLAFRDLLRPGQRALVPACGEGRDAVFLAECGLDVTAVDLSAAGLAKTAELAAERGVPVTCIEADLSEWDWPKAEYDVIASMFLHVPSSFRPTLHAFMLESLKPGGHVFLEGFLLEQLDYQRSHNSGGPPVLDMLFAPVDINMDFKDAEAVSFLTGIETLSEGPYHSGPAAILRAVFRKPE comes from the coding sequence ATGACGACGCCGGGTATTCCGAAGGATTTCTGGAACGCCCGCTTCAGTGAACAGGGTTTTGCCTATGGGGAGCGGGCGAGCCGGCTGTTGCTGGCTTTCCGCGACCTGCTGCGGCCAGGCCAGCGTGCGCTCGTCCCTGCTTGCGGGGAGGGGCGTGACGCAGTGTTCCTGGCTGAATGCGGGCTGGACGTGACGGCGGTGGACTTGTCCGCCGCCGGTCTCGCCAAGACCGCAGAGCTGGCCGCTGAACGCGGTGTTCCGGTCACCTGTATCGAAGCCGACCTCAGCGAATGGGACTGGCCGAAAGCGGAATATGACGTGATCGCGTCCATGTTTCTGCATGTGCCGTCGTCATTCCGGCCCACGCTTCACGCTTTCATGCTGGAATCGCTGAAGCCCGGCGGGCATGTCTTCCTGGAAGGCTTTTTGCTGGAACAGCTCGATTACCAGAGGTCCCACAATTCCGGCGGTCCGCCCGTGCTCGACATGCTGTTCGCCCCTGTCGACATCAACATGGATTTCAAGGACGCCGAGGCCGTGTCTTTCCTGACCGGCATCGAAACCCTTTCTGAAGGCCCTTACCATTCCGGACCGGCAGCGATCTTGCGCGCCGTGTTCCGCAAACCGGAGTAA
- a CDS encoding phosphoglycerate kinase codes for MSDFRRIEDAGDLTGKTALVRVDFNVPMADGKVTDATRLRSALPTVEALREKGAKVVLLAHFGRPKGQIVPELSLKPIAAAFADVLGVPVHFAENCGFGPKAKAFVTSRAPRDVILMENTRFEAGEEKNDPALAKSIAALGDLFVNDAFSAAHRAHASTEGVTHYIPAYAGKAMETELDALEKALGSPERPVMAVVGGAKVSTKIDLLKNLVSKVDMLAIGGGMANTFLAAKGVDVGKSLCEHDLADTVLTILKNAEESGCEILLPLDVAVATEFKAHAPDHRVCHANEVSAAEMILDAGPQTVTVLTDAMDRAKTLVWNGPLGAFELEPFDTATVAAAKAAADRTKAGKLIAVAGGGDTVAALNHAGVANDFTFVSTAGGAFLEWMEGKPLPGVDALKA; via the coding sequence ATGTCCGACTTCCGCCGTATCGAAGATGCCGGGGACCTGACCGGCAAGACGGCCCTGGTCCGCGTCGATTTCAATGTTCCGATGGCGGACGGCAAAGTGACCGACGCAACACGTCTTCGCTCCGCATTGCCGACCGTCGAGGCCCTGCGGGAGAAGGGGGCCAAGGTGGTCCTGCTCGCCCATTTCGGCCGTCCGAAAGGCCAGATCGTGCCGGAGCTGAGCCTGAAGCCGATCGCCGCAGCTTTCGCGGACGTCCTGGGCGTACCGGTGCACTTCGCCGAGAATTGCGGTTTCGGCCCCAAAGCCAAGGCATTCGTGACCAGCCGCGCGCCGCGTGACGTGATCCTGATGGAGAATACGCGCTTCGAGGCGGGCGAGGAGAAGAACGATCCGGCGCTCGCCAAATCGATTGCCGCGCTCGGCGATCTCTTCGTGAACGATGCTTTCTCTGCGGCGCACCGCGCCCATGCGTCCACGGAGGGTGTGACACACTACATTCCGGCCTATGCCGGCAAGGCGATGGAAACGGAGTTGGATGCGCTGGAGAAAGCTCTCGGCTCTCCGGAGCGCCCGGTCATGGCGGTTGTCGGCGGGGCCAAGGTCTCGACCAAGATCGACCTGCTGAAGAATCTGGTCTCCAAGGTGGACATGCTGGCCATCGGCGGCGGCATGGCAAACACATTCCTGGCCGCCAAAGGCGTGGATGTCGGCAAGTCGCTCTGTGAGCACGACCTGGCCGATACCGTGCTGACGATCCTGAAGAATGCCGAAGAGTCCGGCTGCGAGATCCTGCTGCCGCTGGACGTTGCCGTGGCGACCGAATTCAAGGCGCATGCGCCTGACCATCGCGTCTGCCACGCAAACGAAGTGAGTGCGGCGGAGATGATCCTCGATGCGGGGCCGCAGACGGTCACGGTGCTGACCGACGCGATGGACAGGGCCAAGACGCTGGTCTGGAACGGTCCGCTCGGCGCGTTCGAGCTTGAACCTTTCGACACCGCGACGGTTGCCGCTGCGAAGGCGGCCGCCGACCGGACGAAAGCCGGCAAGCTGATCGCCGTGGCCGGGGGCGGGGACACCGTCGCCGCGCTGAACCACGCGGGCGTCGCAAATGATTTCACCTTCGTCTCGACCGCCGGCGGCGCCTTCCTCGAATGGATGGAAGGCAAGCCGCTGCCCGGCGTGGACGCCCTGAAAGCCTGA
- a CDS encoding fructose bisphosphate aldolase, which produces MANETMAKQAAEKAGFIAALDQSGGSTPKALRLYGVEESAYANDEEMFGKIHEMRARIIKSPAFNGDKVMGAILFERTMDGEIDGVPTAEYLWKERSVVPFLKVDKGLADEENGVQVMKPMPDLDALLERAVAKGIFGTKMRSVINAANPEGIAAVVAQQFDVGRQILGHGLMPIIEPEVTISISDKAEAEDILLAEILKQLDALGHDKQVMLKLTLPEKANLYKPLVDHPRVMRVVALSGGYSRNDANAKLASNTGMIASFSRALTEGLSAQQSDAEFDAALAESVDSIYQASKAG; this is translated from the coding sequence ATGGCAAACGAGACCATGGCGAAGCAGGCAGCAGAGAAGGCGGGCTTTATCGCCGCGCTCGACCAGTCTGGCGGTTCCACCCCGAAGGCCCTGCGCCTCTACGGCGTTGAGGAAAGCGCCTACGCCAACGATGAGGAAATGTTCGGCAAGATCCACGAGATGCGGGCCCGCATCATCAAGTCGCCGGCCTTCAATGGCGACAAGGTGATGGGCGCCATCCTGTTCGAGCGCACCATGGACGGCGAAATCGATGGCGTGCCAACCGCCGAATATCTCTGGAAAGAGCGCAGCGTCGTTCCGTTCCTGAAGGTCGACAAAGGACTCGCCGACGAAGAAAACGGCGTTCAGGTCATGAAGCCGATGCCTGATCTCGACGCCCTGCTTGAGCGCGCTGTCGCCAAGGGCATCTTCGGCACGAAGATGCGGTCGGTCATCAATGCTGCCAACCCGGAAGGCATCGCCGCCGTCGTTGCTCAGCAATTCGACGTCGGCCGCCAGATCCTCGGCCACGGCCTGATGCCGATCATTGAGCCGGAAGTCACGATTTCGATCTCCGACAAGGCGGAAGCGGAAGACATCCTGCTCGCCGAAATCCTGAAGCAGCTGGACGCCCTCGGCCATGACAAGCAGGTGATGCTGAAGCTGACGCTGCCGGAGAAGGCAAACCTCTACAAGCCGCTGGTCGACCATCCGCGCGTGATGCGCGTCGTGGCCCTGTCGGGCGGCTATTCGCGCAATGATGCGAATGCCAAACTGGCGTCGAACACCGGCATGATCGCCTCTTTCTCGCGCGCCCTGACTGAAGGCCTCTCGGCCCAGCAGAGCGATGCAGAGTTCGATGCGGCGCTCGCCGAGTCCGTCGACAGCATCTACCAGGCCTCCAAAGCCGGCTGA